The following are encoded in a window of Prochlorococcus marinus str. MIT 1013 genomic DNA:
- a CDS encoding NAD-dependent DNA ligase, translating into MKLLNLDNSCFSEWWADKARNETMIVQPKFDGCTLGLRYQSGTLVAAFTRSGKDVLEAARTICNLPLELPEDGQAVSEDPVEIRGELYGPNLSRTKSQALAAGHLRKKNPTGAGLSFVAYEILGSTNDEIEDIKRLESWFFEIPPINRTADPCQVKKWHKEWLAGELFENLPCDGIVVKVASGVTKQKLGVTSKCPNWAIALKG; encoded by the coding sequence ATGAAGTTGCTCAATTTAGATAATTCTTGTTTTAGTGAATGGTGGGCGGATAAAGCCAGAAATGAAACCATGATTGTGCAACCAAAATTTGATGGTTGTACTTTGGGGTTGCGATACCAATCTGGAACCTTGGTTGCTGCTTTTACTCGGTCTGGAAAAGATGTTCTTGAAGCCGCCAGAACTATTTGCAATCTTCCCTTAGAACTTCCAGAAGATGGGCAAGCTGTTTCTGAAGATCCAGTAGAAATAAGAGGAGAACTTTATGGCCCAAACTTAAGTAGAACTAAATCTCAAGCCCTAGCCGCTGGACATCTAAGAAAGAAAAATCCAACTGGTGCTGGCTTATCTTTTGTTGCCTATGAAATTCTTGGCTCAACCAATGATGAAATTGAAGATATTAAACGCCTAGAAAGTTGGTTCTTTGAAATACCGCCAATAAATAGAACTGCTGATCCTTGCCAAGTAAAGAAATGGCATAAAGAATGGTTGGCTGGTGAATTATTTGAAAATCTTCCTTGTGACGGAATTGTGGTCAAAGTTGCTTCTGGAGTAACCAAACAAAAACTTGGCGTTACTTCCAAATGTCCGAATTGGGCGATTGCTTTAAAAGGGTAA
- a CDS encoding TenA family protein, with amino-acid sequence MLITQKLWERNYNLASLSLNTKFVQGIKNGDLPKTKFQEYLAQDYFFLESFARAYGLAVSKSRNKKIIKTLSVLLSGVSEELILHETYAKEWDIDLTTNLIGPATKKYTDFLEEVSLNLSLIEIMSAMTPCMRLYSWLGKKLLNMISDNPYKEWILTYSDKSFDNLAKSLENLIDEYDESYDIEQVNFLYKRSMELELDFFNAYSSFS; translated from the coding sequence ATGCTGATAACTCAAAAATTATGGGAACGCAATTATAATCTTGCATCATTAAGCCTTAATACTAAATTCGTCCAGGGGATAAAAAATGGAGATCTTCCTAAAACCAAATTTCAAGAATATTTAGCTCAAGATTATTTTTTTTTAGAAAGTTTCGCTCGGGCATACGGTTTAGCAGTTTCCAAGTCAAGAAATAAAAAAATCATCAAAACTTTAAGCGTACTGTTATCAGGAGTATCAGAGGAGTTGATTCTGCATGAAACTTATGCAAAAGAATGGGATATTGATTTAACTACAAATTTAATAGGACCAGCTACAAAAAAATATACTGATTTTTTAGAAGAAGTCTCCTTAAATTTAAGTTTAATTGAAATAATGAGCGCAATGACACCATGTATGCGTTTATATTCTTGGCTTGGAAAAAAATTATTAAATATGATTTCCGATAATCCTTATAAAGAATGGATCTTAACTTACTCTGATAAAAGTTTTGATAATCTTGCAAAATCACTAGAAAATCTAATAGATGAATATGATGAATCATATGATATTGAACAAGTTAATTTTCTATATAAAAGATCTATGGAGTTGGAACTAGATTTTTTCAATGCCTATTCTTCTTTCTCTTAG